The following are from one region of the Mesorhizobium sp. B4-1-4 genome:
- a CDS encoding DNA lyase: protein MKAFTARELTTAVCAICPEIESRIAGNSKATSERQLWWELSACLLSSQVPYVLAAEAASAIEAHGILHGGDLEGELTDQLITILRSPGGGRSYRFPVARARQLAVTKRRIADQFGTLGSLLTMSESPDAMRHWLVETAPGLGPKQASMFLRNVGVSYELAILDRHVLDYMQLIGLRTVQSRPITTMKQYERDEESMRGHARELGFPVGILDWAIWIVMRVAKRQEEAKI, encoded by the coding sequence ATGAAAGCCTTCACTGCTCGAGAGCTCACCACGGCCGTCTGCGCCATCTGTCCGGAGATCGAGAGTCGAATCGCAGGAAATTCCAAAGCAACCAGTGAGCGCCAGTTGTGGTGGGAACTTTCAGCGTGCCTTTTGAGCAGTCAAGTTCCGTACGTGCTCGCCGCCGAGGCGGCCTCTGCGATCGAAGCTCACGGAATTCTGCATGGTGGGGATCTTGAAGGAGAGCTCACCGATCAGCTGATCACGATACTCAGGAGTCCGGGTGGCGGGCGGAGTTATCGATTTCCTGTTGCTCGTGCTCGGCAATTGGCAGTCACGAAACGGCGCATAGCCGACCAGTTCGGAACGCTCGGGTCTCTTTTGACGATGTCCGAGAGCCCTGATGCGATGCGGCATTGGTTGGTCGAAACGGCCCCCGGCCTTGGTCCAAAACAGGCGAGCATGTTTCTGAGAAATGTGGGAGTTAGTTACGAGCTCGCCATCCTGGATCGGCACGTGTTGGACTACATGCAGCTGATCGGCCTGCGAACAGTGCAGTCGAGGCCGATCACCACCATGAAGCAATACGAGCGTGACGAAGAAAGTATGCGTGGCCATGCTCGTGAGCTCGGATTCCCCGTGGGCATTTTGGATTGGGCAATCTGGATTGTAATGAGAGTAGCAAAAAGGCAGGAAGAGGCCAAGATATGA
- a CDS encoding TIR domain-containing protein, translating into MADIYLIYAKEDRRQVAKLFDFFSQTWSVWWDQMIRHRFATEIEEEIKKASCVLVFWSKASRWKDTVRDEVGLAEKNDVPVVSVTLDGSDAAYGFGGYSNSDLSEWDERFDHPDLRTLVNRINAVVPARDRPRRPATLNGLDLPCLFLSTSSFETQLKPSEAVKALNVSRYPTLLVSAWDLVPRRKPEQLRSALEEYRKNGGFVLVDSGNYEASRLTNKRWNPSDLAAALSGTSYDWIFCFDDMRPSKRPRVAARSVIDAVERDRSATNLKTLPVVHAPKKASGGHDIQMLINTAFAVAQELQPELIGIPERELGAGLLQRCRTMMAIRAKLGQLPFYQPVHLLGTGNPWSIAILTAAGADTFDGLEWCRVVADMQHDRLHHFQHYDFFNFQTGVADSPVTRAAFLDDKIDFAGKVAFHNIDYYTAFMRELRSAISNSRLEAFIAERIGKAAAQQLNREVEGLFR; encoded by the coding sequence GTGGCTGATATCTATTTGATTTATGCCAAAGAGGATCGAAGACAGGTAGCAAAGTTATTCGATTTCTTTTCCCAAACCTGGAGCGTGTGGTGGGACCAAATGATCCGCCATCGCTTTGCCACCGAGATTGAAGAGGAAATTAAGAAGGCAAGCTGCGTGCTCGTCTTCTGGTCCAAGGCATCTCGGTGGAAGGATACGGTGCGTGACGAAGTGGGCCTCGCGGAGAAGAACGACGTACCCGTGGTCTCGGTCACATTGGACGGAAGCGATGCAGCGTATGGATTCGGAGGCTATTCTAACAGCGATCTGTCTGAATGGGATGAGCGGTTCGATCATCCGGATTTGAGGACGCTGGTCAATCGGATTAACGCGGTTGTGCCGGCTCGTGATCGACCAAGGCGACCGGCGACCCTGAACGGATTGGATCTGCCCTGTCTTTTCCTGTCTACTTCTTCGTTCGAGACACAGCTAAAGCCGAGCGAAGCTGTAAAGGCGCTGAACGTTTCTCGATATCCTACCCTGCTAGTCTCAGCCTGGGACCTGGTGCCGCGACGCAAGCCGGAACAATTGAGATCAGCATTGGAGGAATACCGTAAGAATGGTGGATTTGTGCTCGTAGATTCAGGCAACTACGAAGCCTCAAGGCTTACCAACAAGCGGTGGAACCCTTCCGATCTGGCCGCCGCGTTGAGCGGTACCTCATACGACTGGATCTTTTGTTTTGACGATATGCGGCCAAGCAAAAGACCACGGGTCGCTGCGCGATCGGTCATAGACGCCGTCGAGCGTGATCGATCAGCGACAAACTTGAAGACTCTGCCGGTCGTCCATGCGCCGAAAAAGGCATCGGGGGGCCATGATATTCAGATGCTCATTAATACCGCTTTCGCGGTCGCGCAAGAACTGCAGCCAGAGTTGATCGGGATTCCTGAGCGTGAGCTTGGGGCTGGCCTTCTCCAGCGCTGCAGAACGATGATGGCGATTAGAGCTAAACTTGGCCAGCTTCCGTTTTATCAGCCGGTTCACCTCCTCGGCACCGGTAACCCTTGGAGCATCGCGATTTTGACGGCCGCGGGCGCGGACACTTTCGATGGCCTTGAGTGGTGCCGGGTTGTCGCAGACATGCAGCACGACCGGCTTCACCACTTCCAGCACTATGACTTTTTCAACTTTCAGACGGGAGTGGCGGACTCTCCAGTCACGCGCGCAGCTTTCCTTGACGACAAGATCGACTTCGCCGGTAAGGTCGCCTTCCACAACATCGACTACTACACCGCCTTTATGCGGGAACTCCGGAGCGCTATTTCGAACAGCCGCCTGGAAGCCTTCATCGCTGAGCGAATCGGAAAGGCAGCCGCGCAGCAACTGAACCGAGAGGTAGAAGGTTTGTTCCGATGA
- a CDS encoding carbohydrate kinase family protein, with translation MEIAGGLYRELCLHPSWDAVMGSGGRAARALVDLSPNSRLHCYFESEGSFDRVKQDLAIQATFAGRHTGIVFAYFHPLSRPLLQPPLAEIKRMPAIKVEGDAVLRFGFIEGDAIVAADRAIYDPQSAQNFVPFHDNGSRASELALVLNERELRAAARTGSLADAADAMLKDKRVACVIVKRGVKGALVFSRGSLPSTVPAFLSKRIFKIGTGDIFTAAFAHHWAEAKLTPYDAAYLASMHVASYCDNPHAPLTPPNPSEAVERHPISDTGNVLLLGAIDTLGRRYTIEEARFGLAELGLNAICPALEAVELERMHLSTVLMLVDGIDQEGIRTAKRLNDEGVRCIALVEARSLEPLLANFANCETTEDFSTALYLSGWSA, from the coding sequence ATGGAAATCGCTGGCGGTCTCTATCGGGAGCTGTGCCTTCACCCGTCCTGGGATGCGGTTATGGGCTCCGGCGGTCGGGCGGCTCGCGCGCTTGTTGACCTATCGCCTAACAGCCGGCTGCATTGCTATTTCGAAAGCGAGGGGAGCTTCGATCGAGTCAAACAGGATCTGGCTATCCAGGCAACCTTCGCCGGTCGCCATACCGGAATCGTATTTGCCTATTTTCACCCGCTGTCTCGGCCTCTTCTGCAGCCGCCATTAGCGGAAATCAAGCGGATGCCGGCTATCAAGGTGGAAGGCGATGCCGTGCTGCGGTTCGGTTTTATCGAGGGCGACGCGATCGTTGCGGCCGATAGAGCAATTTACGACCCCCAGAGTGCTCAAAATTTCGTTCCTTTTCACGACAATGGTTCCCGTGCGAGCGAATTGGCTCTGGTGCTAAACGAGCGTGAACTCCGCGCCGCAGCTCGAACCGGCAGCCTGGCGGATGCGGCCGACGCGATGCTCAAGGACAAGCGGGTCGCGTGCGTCATCGTAAAGAGGGGTGTCAAAGGTGCCCTCGTCTTTTCCCGCGGTTCATTGCCGTCTACCGTCCCGGCCTTCCTAAGCAAACGCATATTTAAAATTGGAACAGGCGACATATTCACCGCAGCGTTCGCGCATCATTGGGCCGAGGCCAAACTCACGCCTTACGATGCCGCCTATTTAGCGTCCATGCACGTCGCGTCCTATTGCGACAATCCTCATGCCCCGCTCACTCCCCCCAATCCGAGCGAAGCGGTCGAAAGGCATCCCATCAGCGACACCGGAAACGTGCTTCTGTTGGGGGCGATAGATACTTTGGGACGGCGCTACACAATCGAAGAGGCTCGATTTGGCCTGGCGGAACTCGGTTTGAATGCAATTTGCCCGGCCCTGGAAGCGGTCGAGTTAGAGAGGATGCATCTCTCGACGGTTCTTATGCTCGTCGACGGCATTGACCAGGAAGGGATCCGAACCGCCAAGCGGCTCAACGACGAGGGTGTGCGATGCATCGCATTAGTGGAAGCTAGATCCTTGGAACCCCTTTTAGCAAATTTCGCAAACTGCGAAACAACCGAGGACTTTTCAACGGCGCTGTACTTATCCGGTTGGAGTGCTTAG
- a CDS encoding TRAFs-binding domain-containing protein — protein sequence MQTVEHNVDVRPVCFVVMGFGKKTDYESGRTLDLDATFEAIIKPAAERAGLRAIRAVDINGSGVIDVSMYDLLLRADVVVADISTGNVNAVYELGVRHALRPNTTVIMKEDQGRLYFDLNHINTFHYKHLGEDIGNREAIRASNELAALIVKAMASTTPDSPVYTFLPKLRRPRLSDEQYAELLDEAEEHHEVLSNVLREGREAFDRSDMQAAAAAFARACELKPEEASFRQQYALATYKTKLPTEEEALLNALRIIDQLQPEDSNDPETLGITGAIYKRLWLLRKDRVHLDKALRLYGRGFEVRRDYYNGENLATCFDMRAAEQSDPDEILFDRMSAKKTRISLVDILSSMIAEPSFQERSDRKWVYATLANTMYALERRAEGSIYEELFRALNPAGWEISTFEGVRSLSIRS from the coding sequence ATGCAGACCGTAGAGCACAATGTTGATGTCCGCCCAGTATGTTTTGTCGTGATGGGTTTTGGCAAAAAGACTGACTATGAAAGTGGTCGGACGCTCGACCTAGACGCGACATTTGAAGCCATAATCAAGCCGGCGGCTGAACGAGCAGGCCTGCGGGCAATCCGGGCTGTCGATATCAATGGAAGTGGTGTCATTGATGTCTCCATGTACGACCTGCTCCTGCGCGCGGACGTGGTTGTGGCCGACATTTCCACCGGTAACGTGAATGCCGTTTATGAGCTGGGCGTGCGACATGCGCTTCGGCCCAACACGACGGTGATTATGAAGGAGGACCAGGGAAGGCTATATTTCGATCTCAACCATATCAACACGTTTCACTATAAGCACCTTGGTGAGGACATCGGCAACAGAGAGGCCATTCGCGCTAGCAATGAGCTGGCGGCGCTCATCGTCAAAGCGATGGCGTCCACAACCCCAGACAGCCCCGTCTACACGTTCTTGCCGAAGCTACGGCGCCCTCGGCTTTCGGACGAACAATACGCCGAGTTGCTTGACGAGGCAGAAGAACATCACGAGGTTTTAAGCAACGTTTTGCGCGAAGGCCGGGAGGCCTTCGATCGAAGCGATATGCAAGCGGCAGCAGCCGCTTTTGCCAGAGCCTGCGAACTGAAGCCTGAGGAAGCGTCATTTCGACAGCAATATGCTCTCGCGACTTACAAAACCAAACTTCCGACCGAGGAAGAAGCCTTGCTGAACGCTCTCCGGATTATAGACCAACTCCAACCTGAAGATTCCAACGATCCTGAGACGCTTGGGATCACCGGCGCGATCTATAAACGCCTCTGGTTGCTCAGAAAAGATCGCGTTCATTTGGATAAAGCATTGCGTCTCTATGGACGGGGATTCGAAGTCAGGCGCGATTATTACAACGGCGAGAATTTAGCCACATGTTTTGACATGAGGGCGGCGGAGCAAAGTGATCCAGATGAAATCCTTTTTGATCGCATGAGCGCTAAGAAGACAAGAATTTCCCTTGTTGATATTCTATCGTCGATGATCGCCGAGCCATCGTTCCAGGAGAGATCCGACCGAAAATGGGTTTATGCAACCCTTGCAAACACAATGTATGCGCTTGAGCGGCGAGCCGAGGGGTCCATCTACGAGGAGCTATTCCGGGCGTTGAATCCTGCTGGTTGGGAGATTTCGACGTTTGAGGGCGTTAGGTCGCTATCCATACGATCCTGA
- a CDS encoding pYEATS domain-containing protein → MTIRIRQKSKYQGDDWWRWSIWVEGTPAELDGIEKVIYTLHPTFANPVRTVEDRASKFGLHSSGWGGFGVFAQVFNKDGSSQKLQHFLKLFYPNNKLSEK, encoded by the coding sequence GTGACCATCCGCATCAGGCAGAAGAGTAAATATCAGGGAGATGACTGGTGGCGTTGGTCGATATGGGTCGAGGGTACTCCGGCGGAACTTGATGGTATCGAAAAAGTCATCTACACGCTGCATCCGACTTTTGCGAATCCCGTGCGTACCGTCGAGGACCGCGCGTCCAAATTTGGCCTTCACTCGTCCGGGTGGGGAGGGTTCGGCGTTTTTGCCCAAGTTTTCAACAAGGATGGAAGTTCGCAAAAGTTACAACATTTTCTCAAGCTTTTTTATCCGAACAATAAATTATCCGAAAAGTGA
- a CDS encoding pentapeptide repeat-containing protein, which translates to MANDQHVALLNQGVAAWNAWHEVNASISPDLAGAQLRAANLTGAILNGADLREANLSGANMSGAYLRGANLTEAILRGTRLDGADLRGANLSSARLYLADLSGADLRGANLAAADLFPANLNGADLRKANLYSANLRDACLRGADLRGACLESAVLVDTDLTDADLSGCRIYGISAWGLKLEGAKQQNLVIAPDNEPKITVDNIEVAQFIYLMLSNNKIRDVIDTITSKVVLILGRFTGERKAVLDALREKLRERDYLPILFDFERPRGRDTDETITLLARMARFVVADISDAKSVLQELRAIVPDLPSVPVQSIILATQEEPGMFDFYRTRPSFLAVHRYADQEQLLADLCEKVIRPAEVKVLELRD; encoded by the coding sequence ATGGCTAACGACCAGCACGTCGCATTGCTCAACCAGGGCGTGGCCGCCTGGAACGCGTGGCATGAGGTGAACGCCAGCATCAGCCCGGACCTCGCGGGTGCGCAGCTCCGGGCAGCGAACCTTACCGGAGCGATTTTGAATGGGGCGGACTTACGCGAGGCGAACCTCAGTGGGGCAAACATGAGCGGAGCGTATCTCAGGGGGGCGAACCTCACCGAGGCCATTCTCCGCGGGACGCGTCTGGACGGAGCGGACTTGCGCGGAGCTAACCTTAGTAGCGCGAGGCTCTACCTGGCCGACCTAAGTGGGGCCGATCTCCGCGGGGCGAACCTCGCCGCGGCGGACCTCTTCCCCGCAAACCTCAACGGCGCGGACCTCCGCAAGGCCAACCTTTACTCAGCGAACCTCCGCGACGCATGCCTGCGCGGAGCGGACTTGCGCGGGGCGTGTCTCGAATCTGCAGTCCTGGTCGACACTGACCTGACGGATGCAGATCTTTCCGGCTGCAGGATCTACGGCATATCTGCTTGGGGTCTGAAACTAGAGGGGGCTAAGCAGCAGAACTTGGTGATAGCGCCAGACAACGAGCCCAAGATCACCGTCGACAACATCGAGGTCGCGCAGTTCATTTACCTAATGCTCAGCAATAACAAGATCCGGGACGTGATCGACACGATTACTTCAAAGGTGGTGCTGATCCTTGGTCGTTTCACGGGTGAGCGAAAGGCCGTCCTCGACGCTCTTCGCGAGAAACTGCGCGAGCGTGATTACCTTCCGATCTTATTTGACTTTGAGAGGCCTAGGGGTCGCGATACAGACGAAACAATCACGCTGCTAGCAAGGATGGCGAGGTTTGTGGTTGCAGATATTTCTGATGCCAAATCTGTGTTGCAAGAGCTGCGTGCAATTGTACCGGACCTCCCCTCGGTGCCTGTACAATCAATAATTCTGGCAACACAGGAGGAGCCGGGCATGTTCGACTTTTATCGAACCCGGCCGTCGTTTTTGGCGGTTCATCGCTATGCTGACCAGGAGCAATTGCTTGCTGACCTCTGTGAAAAAGTAATCCGTCCTGCAGAGGTAAAGGTTCTGGAGCTTCGAGATTGA
- a CDS encoding patatin-like phospholipase family protein, whose translation MPLIDRITRQGKKKLLSIDGGGIRGVLALEILLKLENLLRPDIDGDSFRLSHYFDYIAGTSTGGIIAAGLSMGLSVRDIQSFYENCGAQMFVRSNVLDRLKYKFDSEPLAVKLKEVFGSETTLGSDKLQSLLLLVMRNATTDSPWPLSNNPFGYYNNPDRSDDNGKLPLWQLVRASTAAPTYFPPEVIIIPGISDTDRHFIFVDGGVTMYNNPTFQMFLMATVDRYWSRNPEARWRTGADQMLIVSVGTGTCPDVRSGLNPNDMNLLFNATTIPSALMFAASNEQDLLCRIFGECRAGQTIDREIGNLVDSVGPLPKENKLFAYVRYNAELTRAGLDALGLENVRPETVQRMDAIDGIPELHAVGKKAAERVKKEHFIGF comes from the coding sequence ATGCCTCTGATTGATCGTATAACTCGGCAAGGTAAAAAGAAGTTACTTTCGATAGACGGCGGCGGAATTCGAGGCGTACTGGCGCTGGAAATCCTCCTAAAATTGGAAAACCTTCTGCGGCCAGATATCGATGGTGACAGCTTTCGCTTATCACACTACTTCGATTACATTGCTGGTACCAGCACTGGCGGAATTATAGCTGCCGGATTGTCCATGGGATTATCTGTAAGAGATATCCAATCTTTTTATGAAAATTGCGGCGCTCAGATGTTCGTCAGATCTAATGTTCTTGATCGTCTAAAATACAAGTTCGACTCTGAGCCGCTAGCAGTTAAATTAAAGGAGGTTTTTGGTAGTGAGACCACATTAGGCTCAGATAAATTGCAAAGCCTACTGTTGCTAGTCATGCGCAACGCAACCACCGATTCGCCATGGCCGCTGTCAAATAATCCCTTCGGGTACTATAATAATCCAGATCGGTCCGATGACAACGGCAAACTTCCGCTTTGGCAACTAGTCCGCGCCAGCACGGCGGCCCCAACTTACTTTCCACCTGAGGTGATTATTATTCCAGGCATCTCTGACACCGATAGGCATTTTATCTTCGTCGATGGCGGAGTTACTATGTATAACAATCCCACATTCCAAATGTTTTTGATGGCTACTGTTGATCGTTACTGGAGTCGCAATCCGGAAGCCCGTTGGCGGACCGGAGCCGATCAGATGTTAATAGTTTCGGTTGGTACCGGCACCTGTCCGGATGTTCGCTCTGGCCTTAATCCTAATGATATGAACTTGCTCTTCAACGCAACAACGATTCCATCGGCACTTATGTTTGCTGCTTCCAACGAGCAAGACCTACTTTGCCGTATCTTTGGGGAGTGCCGTGCAGGCCAGACAATTGACCGAGAGATTGGAAATCTCGTCGACAGCGTTGGGCCTCTCCCGAAAGAAAATAAGCTGTTCGCGTACGTGCGCTACAATGCAGAACTGACCCGAGCAGGTTTGGATGCCTTAGGGCTAGAGAATGTCCGGCCTGAGACGGTTCAAAGAATGGACGCGATTGACGGAATTCCCGAACTGCATGCAGTTGGCAAGAAGGCCGCCGAAAGGGTAAAGAAGGAACATTTCATCGGCTTCTGA
- a CDS encoding conjugal transfer protein TraG, whose protein sequence is MTPTKLLIGQIAVVFATAILGVWTATQWSAYALDYQQQLGTPWFLAVGRPIYKPWKLFEWWYHFDAYAPEVFDKAGMLAGASGFLGCAGAVAGSLWRARQRGLVTTYGSSRWAVKQEIEKAGLFRPAGVFLGELKDRYLRHDGPEHVMAFAPTRSGKGVGLVVPTLLSWTGSAVIHDIKGENWQLTAGWRSKFSHCLLFNPTDPRSARYNPLLEVRKGPNEVRDVQNIADILVDPEGALERRNHWEKTSHSLLVGAILHVLYAEEEKTLARVVTFLSDPQRSFAATLGRMMTTNHVGTADRPQVHPVVVSAAREVLNKSENERSGVLSTAMSFLGLYRDPTVAATTSACDWRIADLMDAQLPMSLYLVVPPSDISRTKPLVRLVLNQIGRRLTERLEGDPKKSRKHQLLMMLDEFPALGRLDFFETALAFMAGYGIRAYLIAQSLNQISKAYGENNAILDNCHVRIAFSSNDERTAKRISDALGTATELRSMRNYAGHRLAPWLSHVMVSRQETARPLLTPGEVMQLPPSDELVLVSGLPPIRAKKLRYYQDQNFTERVLPAPVLRDGPYADCPASRPDDWTGQVRSVDRRLVADGESAGATIEDEGGVQQQRHPGLPEEPTDVTQEPDQEDLLKPADDDSETIADKRVMDRISTATRAYGINEGRGDEKDIVPGF, encoded by the coding sequence ATGACCCCCACAAAGCTATTGATTGGGCAAATCGCCGTAGTATTCGCCACCGCTATTCTCGGAGTATGGACGGCAACGCAATGGAGCGCCTACGCGCTGGACTATCAGCAGCAGCTTGGCACACCATGGTTCCTCGCGGTCGGCCGGCCGATCTATAAACCGTGGAAACTGTTCGAATGGTGGTATCATTTTGATGCCTATGCGCCTGAGGTCTTCGACAAGGCAGGCATGCTTGCCGGCGCTAGCGGATTCTTGGGCTGCGCTGGTGCAGTCGCGGGTTCGCTCTGGCGCGCGCGGCAGCGTGGACTGGTTACCACCTATGGCTCCTCACGATGGGCCGTGAAGCAGGAAATCGAAAAAGCAGGGCTGTTTCGACCGGCCGGTGTTTTCCTCGGCGAGCTTAAGGATCGATATCTGCGCCATGACGGGCCGGAGCACGTCATGGCCTTTGCGCCGACACGTTCGGGCAAGGGCGTCGGATTGGTTGTTCCAACCCTGCTTTCCTGGACCGGCTCGGCTGTCATCCATGACATCAAGGGCGAGAATTGGCAGCTAACTGCCGGCTGGCGGTCGAAGTTCTCGCACTGTCTGTTGTTTAATCCAACCGATCCGAGGTCGGCGCGCTACAACCCGCTGCTGGAGGTGCGCAAAGGTCCTAATGAGGTCCGCGACGTCCAGAACATCGCTGACATTCTTGTCGATCCTGAGGGCGCGCTCGAGCGGCGCAATCACTGGGAAAAGACCAGCCATTCCCTGCTGGTTGGCGCCATTCTGCACGTGCTCTACGCCGAAGAGGAAAAAACACTTGCCCGCGTCGTCACGTTCCTGTCGGACCCGCAACGCTCGTTTGCCGCAACACTTGGGCGGATGATGACGACCAACCACGTCGGAACGGCGGACAGGCCTCAAGTGCATCCGGTCGTGGTCTCGGCGGCCCGTGAGGTGCTGAACAAGTCAGAGAACGAGCGTTCGGGCGTGCTCTCGACTGCCATGTCGTTTCTCGGCCTCTATCGCGATCCCACCGTGGCGGCGACAACATCGGCCTGCGATTGGCGCATTGCTGACCTCATGGATGCACAACTCCCAATGTCGCTCTATCTGGTGGTGCCGCCATCGGACATCTCGCGAACCAAGCCGCTGGTGCGACTGGTGCTCAATCAGATCGGCCGGCGGCTCACCGAGCGGCTGGAGGGCGATCCGAAGAAGAGCCGCAAGCATCAACTGCTGATGATGCTCGACGAATTTCCGGCACTCGGGCGCCTCGACTTCTTCGAGACCGCGCTCGCCTTCATGGCCGGCTATGGCATTCGCGCTTACCTGATCGCGCAATCCTTGAACCAGATCTCGAAAGCTTACGGCGAGAACAACGCCATTCTCGACAACTGCCATGTCCGCATTGCTTTTTCTTCCAATGACGAACGCACTGCCAAGCGCATTTCGGACGCGCTCGGTACCGCCACGGAACTCAGATCCATGCGCAACTATGCCGGCCATCGGCTGGCCCCCTGGCTTTCGCATGTCATGGTCAGCCGCCAGGAGACCGCCCGGCCGCTGCTGACGCCGGGCGAGGTGATGCAATTGCCGCCATCGGACGAACTAGTGCTGGTTTCGGGGCTGCCGCCGATCCGTGCCAAAAAACTGCGCTACTATCAGGATCAAAATTTCACCGAACGGGTGCTGCCCGCGCCGGTGTTGCGTGACGGTCCCTACGCGGACTGCCCTGCATCGCGCCCGGACGATTGGACTGGGCAGGTGCGCAGCGTCGATCGCCGTCTTGTTGCCGACGGCGAAAGCGCCGGCGCCACGATCGAAGACGAGGGCGGTGTCCAACAGCAGCGCCATCCCGGGTTGCCTGAAGAACCGACCGACGTCACTCAGGAGCCCGACCAGGAAGATCTTCTCAAGCCTGCCGACGATGATAGCGAGACGATCGCTGATAAGCGCGTCATGGACCGGATTTCCACCGCGACACGCGCCTACGGCATCAATGAGGGTAGGGGCGACGAGAAGGACATCGTCCCCGGCTTCTAA
- a CDS encoding CopG family transcriptional regulator, with the protein MKPHRIRHQFLLEPELSEKLDKLSRDPSTTKSAIVAKAVEAFIERRGENELDRRYGLRLDRLSRDLAHIRRDAEMILESLALFIRFSITLHAHTPVPDKATQAIAQERFDKFVEQVGRQIASGKRSLGKGSDVGVEG; encoded by the coding sequence ATGAAACCCCACCGCATTCGCCATCAGTTTCTGCTTGAGCCGGAGCTCAGCGAGAAGCTGGACAAACTCAGCCGCGATCCATCGACGACCAAATCGGCGATCGTGGCGAAGGCGGTCGAGGCGTTCATCGAGCGGCGTGGCGAGAACGAGCTCGACCGGCGCTACGGCTTGAGGCTCGACCGTCTTTCCCGCGACCTCGCTCATATCAGGCGCGATGCCGAGATGATCCTTGAGAGCCTCGCGCTCTTCATCCGGTTTTCGATCACGCTTCATGCTCACACGCCGGTTCCGGACAAGGCAACGCAGGCGATCGCCCAGGAACGCTTCGACAAATTCGTCGAGCAAGTCGGCCGCCAAATTGCTTCCGGGAAACGCTCGCTTGGCAAAGGCAGTGACGTGGGAGTGGAAGGATGA
- the trbB gene encoding P-type conjugative transfer ATPase TrbB has product MTSHPEADHRRRAMLRTAMGLAITEALSDPLVIEVMLNPDGALRLDRLGEGRVDTGVHMHPSEAERIIRLVASHVRAEAHADNPIVSAELPSGERFEGLLPPVVLAPCFAIRKPAAKLYTLANYVADRIMLPLQADALRNAVRDRRNILVAGGTSSGKTTLANALLAEVAECDERVILIEDTRELQCAAKDCVALRTRRGSVTLADLVRSTLRLRPDRIIVGEVRGAEALDMLKAWNTGHPGGIATVHANSARSALYRIEQLAQEAVVTVPRRLIAEAIDLIVFIAGRGSSRRIDTIAEVTGLDGSGDYAVAQLTLPQLQQL; this is encoded by the coding sequence ATGACCTCCCATCCCGAAGCCGACCATCGCCGTCGCGCGATGCTGCGAACCGCCATGGGCCTAGCGATCACCGAGGCGCTTTCCGATCCATTGGTCATCGAGGTGATGCTCAATCCCGACGGCGCGTTGCGGCTCGACCGTCTCGGAGAAGGCCGCGTCGATACCGGCGTGCACATGCACCCTTCAGAGGCCGAACGCATCATCCGTCTGGTTGCCTCCCATGTGCGCGCCGAGGCGCATGCCGACAACCCGATCGTCAGTGCCGAACTACCCTCGGGCGAGCGTTTCGAAGGCTTGCTGCCACCCGTCGTGCTGGCGCCATGCTTCGCCATTCGCAAACCAGCGGCAAAACTCTACACGCTGGCCAACTATGTCGCCGATCGCATCATGTTGCCACTCCAGGCTGATGCGCTGAGGAACGCGGTACGCGATCGGCGCAACATTCTGGTCGCTGGCGGCACTTCGTCGGGCAAAACGACGCTGGCCAATGCGCTGCTGGCCGAAGTTGCCGAATGCGACGAGCGGGTGATCCTGATCGAGGATACGCGCGAACTGCAATGCGCGGCAAAAGACTGCGTTGCCCTGAGAACCAGGCGGGGCTCGGTCACGCTTGCCGATCTCGTGCGCTCGACGCTACGCCTCAGACCCGACCGCATCATCGTTGGCGAAGTCCGGGGCGCGGAAGCGCTCGACATGCTGAAGGCCTGGAACACCGGGCACCCAGGTGGCATCGCCACGGTTCATGCCAATTCGGCGCGATCTGCCCTCTACCGGATCGAACAGCTCGCCCAGGAAGCCGTCGTCACCGTTCCCCGCCGCCTCATCGCTGAGGCGATCGACCTGATCGTCTTTATCGCCGGACGCGGATCCTCACGCCGCATCGACACGATCGCCGAGGTCACCGGTCTCGACGGCAGCGGCGATTACGCCGTCGCCCAACTCACGCTTCCGCAACTCCAGCAGCTTTGA